In Peromyscus leucopus breed LL Stock chromosome 9, UCI_PerLeu_2.1, whole genome shotgun sequence, the sequence gctggggatcctgagttcaattcccagtaaccacatggtgtctcacaaccatctataatgagatctggtgccctcttctggtgtgtggattcataataaataaagaaatctttaaaaaaaaaatgctacatacGGGAAAAGGCTCGTGTCTTAACAAGACATACGCAAACCAGCACTTCCTGTCAGAAACCTTGTCGGActctgtgatacaggaaaggatGCACTGAGTCTCTGTCAGGAGGGTTCTGTGCAGGTGAAGCATCACGCTCCTGTGTAGCATAGGAAAAAACGTAACTCCACATAAAACATTTATGCTGTAACTTAGCAATGACGACATGATAACTAGAAAAGGAGCCAAGGCAGTCATTACTGCCGTAGCTGGGGCCTGCAGCTTCTGAGTTTCCTCACCGAACAGGAGCGCTGCCGTGACCGGAGACTCTAAAGTACCCTATTCCGGAAGGCCACCACGGTCCCCAGTAGGTTGTCAGCACAGCCGACCTCAGTACCTTTCGCAGAACGAAGGGTTACCACTtctgagaagagaagaagggTCTCAAACTACTTCAAGTCGGgcacggtggctcacaccttagtccagcacttgggaggcaggaagatcaagttcaaggccagcctggtccatataagtccaagccagccagagctacacagtgagaccctgtctcaacaggggaggaaggatgaggTGGCAGCTGCCATATTCAATCACTTACATTAAGAACGCAGAGGAAGCTATGCTTAGGCCCCTTTTTAAACCTGACAAATCATGTGTAACTGATGTAAGATCCTTCCAGTGGACAAGAGGTAGGTTCCTTTTGAGAAAGTTAAATGCAGTGTAGTTAGACAGCAGTGATGTGGACTGCTAACCCCCTTCTGCAGGTTTCACTTCCCTTCTCAGAACACTTCTGTGTGTAAATCCTTCCAACTAGACTTCCCCAGGCCTCCCGAGGATTTGCAGagatgtcatgaaaaaaaaaaaaaaaaaatactgctagcCTTCCTTGAGATAGAAAGGGGACAAAGTGGTGGGAAGCTGCCTCAGGACCCGGGAACAGATCCGCAGGGAGAGCGGACGGAGCCATGGAGCCCAACTGTAGGCCCCGGGAACTGTGGAGTGTGAGAAGCAATAGGATACAATTTTACAAACCCGGCAGAGATGGCCGAGGAGTGCCTTGGCCACAGGTGCTTTGTCACAGGCGGGACTTTTCTGGATCAGAGTTCCCAAAATCCATCCCATGAGTACTCTGTGTGTGACTGCAGAGAGGCAGGGACAGCGACAAAGCTAGACAAAGTCATACAGCACAGAAAGAAGGCAGGCTCTGAACTCTGCTCGGCCCCACATCAAATCTCCTTTCTATAAATGACAGACTTCAAACACCAAAACAAGCAGTTATTCAAGAAATTTTCCCTTTTCATATGCCTTCCTTCAAGATATGCTATCACTTCAAGAGGAGCCTGGGCTGAGCAGGACTTCATAAACAAATCACAAGTGAGAGAGAAAAACCACATCCAGGGTAAAGTCCCACACTGAGAACTCTGTTTCAGAGCACTTCCGGCCAACAGACAACGCCGTATCGGTACTACATCTCCACCAAACCTTCAACAGTGAGCAGAGACAAAGCACATCTGTGGAACACGAGCTCCAAGGACCCTCCAGGACCGGCACAGCGGCACAGCGGCACAGCGGCACCTCTCAGCCAGCGCTCTGACCAGAGGTAAGCTTCACCAGTGACTTCGTGGTATTCATTATCAGAGGAAGGCTGTGTTTACGAACAAAATCTCCGTTTCTTCCGATGGCACTGGAGCAACAGGTTACTCTTCTTCCATGGTTGACGCTCGTTTTCAGTATTGTATGTTAATAGTGAGTGTGGAATTtcagaatttatatttttgagattataattacatcattacttccttccctttcttccctccaaacctttcCACATACacctccttgctctttcaaattcatggtctctttctcattcattgttgttacacacacacacacacacacacacacacacacacacacacacaccacacatccatcctgctcagtctgtatgtatgctttcagggctggccattcaGTGTTGGATAACTGATGtgcccttccctggggaggaTAACCACTGGTGtgcccttccctggggaggaTAACCACTGGTGTGCCCTTCCCTGGGGAGGCCTCTCTCCGACTTTCAGCATAGGAGTTCCAGCAGCTCTCTGTGTAGGCCGAGGCCTCACTGTCTTTCCCCCTCCATTTAGCATCATGTTGATGACATGATGCATCACAACATATCTCAATGTCTCTGTCATGTGGCTTCAATTATGTCCCGTCACAAATTTAGTTGGTTTAAGAAAAAACTACAGATAATCATGGAATTAAGTTTTTCAAACGTTAACCTGAAAGCCAGCCAGTTTTTAACACTTACCCTGAACCCTGCAGAACACAGCCTGTAACGGTGATACCGAGACACAGGCATCGCACCGCAGCAGATGAACAGTAAGACTGGCGATAAGCAGACTACAGAAAAGCAGCCCAGGAGGGAGGGTGAACAGACAGGACGGTCAAGATGGGTTATAAATACGGGTTTCCACAGCACTATCacggaggaggagggaagaccaTGACATTTCATTTACTTCGCAATGCTACTGTAAAATTCACGGAGTTAAAATGTTTAAACCTCTAAGTCAGTCTCCTTTGCTTAATGATATTTAACTTTTCTATGCAGTAATTTTCTCATTTGGGTAGAAACTCATATTCTAGTTATATAAATGTTTGGAGGTGCTTTCTAGACAGGGCCTCCTAGCTGGCCTGaactccacctccctctgcctcctgggtgccggGATCAAAAGTTTCTGCCATTCTCGGCTTCATTGGAATTTCCACACAGGTTTTAGTTATACAGGATTTTATTCCAAAATCACATCTAATCAAACACGTGACAGACagcaaagggagggagggacacacGGACCACGTGCTTGTCCACAGCACTGCTCAGTCTCACCACCTGACCACGGGCTGCTAATCCCCCCTATAGTTTTCACTAAAGAGATATTCAGGGCTGCATTAGACATAAGCACCCTACAAAGTGGCATTTTAAAGAAACTTCTCACATGCCCCCAGGTTCCATCTCTGCATATGAATATTTCTAAAGTCTGCTGGCATAGCACCCCGGGTGCAGGAATTTCACACTAATTTGTCAACGCTATCAAACTTTACCCAGGTTAGGACTTCGCAGGCCTCCCTCCCTTTGACAGAACTTATGTTCATCCAGGCAGGACAGGAGTATGGAAGGATCTCGTCTAGAAAAACACCCTCAAACCACGGCTTCCTATGTCCCACTGATGCAGCAGCACTCAAATTACAGGACCCTGGTAAACAAAAAACGGCAGCCCCTGCCTCAGGTGCTCCCAACTGCACACCCGCTGCTCTAGGATGCCAGTAGACCACGACACAGAACAGCAGTGAGTCTAGACCTACAACAATCTGAAGAGAGTGCAGGATGACACTGGGAAGAAATGTTCTCAACTTCAAAAGAGAGGGTGTGGGGTCACAGGGAACTACGCGGGACCTCACGGACAAGGCAGACACCGGGCACGCCCGACCGTGCGCTAGAGAGGcagcagaggaagcagcagagcAATCCAAGCTCCCAGCTGCTCACACGAGCTACGTCTCCAGCGGTTCTGGGTCTCCTGCTAGTCTCCTGACACATGCTTTGTAAATTATGGTTGTACTTAGTGACTGAAAAGTATCTGAACACTGCTTCTgagttataaaataaacaataaaaatgatagaaatggGCAAGCCATTTTATAAGATTTAAAACCCAGATTGGCCCTTCTCCCATTACTCCAGAGAATTCTTACTGTCTCCTAACTTGATTATTTGGGAACAAGAGAGATGAGCAAAGTCAATGAAACTGGTTGAATCTCCCAGAGCATTATGGTGCCTGAGGCCATTTGAACTGAGCAGTACATTATAGAGACTGGGTCTGCGCATGGTCatgcacacctttagtcacagcactcgggaggcagaggcaggcaggacgctgtgagttggaggccagcttggtttaaatagggagctccaggacagtcagggttatacagagaaacgctgtctcaaaaaggcaagaaagaaaaagagagaaagagagagagacaaggattCTTAGCTCAATGGGGTACATAGCATatgtgaggacctgtgttcaatgcCCAgtgctacaaaaataaaaacaaaaagtaagtaaTAGCAATAACTTCTAGGGTATGTGTTCTTGAAAAACACTAAGGCATGTACACAGAGTCTTCGATATGAAATGCCCTCAAAATTAAAACTCAAAGAAGCCAGAGATTGTCCAGCATCTGTTTCCAACCAAAGTTCTTACCCTCCTTTTCTTACTAGTCCTTCCAGTTCCCGCACATCATGGGCACAGGCCTGCTGTAAGATGACGACCCCCAGCAACCGCCATCAGCTGGTCCTTTCCAACGGCTCGCACCCAGATGAATACAAAATCGCAGCCCTGGTCTTCTACAGCTGCATCTTCCTGATTGGATTATTTGTTAATGTCACTGCATTATGGGTTTTCAGCTGTACGACCAAGAAAAGAACCACAGTAACCATCTACATGATGAATGTCGCACTACTGGACTTAATATTCATACTAAGTCTACCCTTTCGGATGTTTTACTACGCAAAGGGTGAATGGCCATTTGGAGAGTACTTCTGCCACATTCTTGGGGCTCTGGTGGTGTTTTACCCAAGCCTGGCTCTGTGGCTTCTTGCTTTCATTAGTGCTGACAGATACATGGCCATCGTGCAGCCAAAGTACGCCAAGGAGCTGAGGAACACTTGCAAGGCTGTGCTTGCGTGTGTGGGGGTCTGGATAATGACCCTGACAACCACTGTTCCCCTGCTGCTGCTCTATGAAGACCCCGACAAAGCCTCCTCCCCTGCCACCTGCCTCAAGATTTCTGACATTGTCCACTTAAAAGCTGTCAATGTGCTCAACTTCACTCGGCTCCTGCTTTTCTTCCTGACCCCGCTGTTCATCATGATCGGGTGCTACGTGGTCATTATTCACAGCCTCCTCCATGGGCAGACGTCTAAGCTGAAGCCTAAGGTGAAGGAGAAGTCCATACGGATCATCATCACACTGCTGGTGCAGGTGCTCATCTGCTTCATGCCGTTTCACATCTGTTtcgccttcctgatgctgcaggGGGAAGAGACCAGCTACAGCCCCTGGGGAGCCTTCACCACCTTCCTCATGAACCTCAGCACATGTCTCGATGTTGTCCTCTACTACATTGTGTCCAAACAATTCCAGGCTCGAGTCATTAGTGTCATGCTGTACCGCAATTACCTCCGAAGTGTGCGCAGAAAAAGTTTCCGATCCGGCAGTTTACGGTCACTTAGCAACATGAACAGTGAAATGCTATGAGTCAGA encodes:
- the Gpr18 gene encoding N-arachidonyl glycine receptor; protein product: MTTPSNRHQLVLSNGSHPDEYKIAALVFYSCIFLIGLFVNVTALWVFSCTTKKRTTVTIYMMNVALLDLIFILSLPFRMFYYAKGEWPFGEYFCHILGALVVFYPSLALWLLAFISADRYMAIVQPKYAKELRNTCKAVLACVGVWIMTLTTTVPLLLLYEDPDKASSPATCLKISDIVHLKAVNVLNFTRLLLFFLTPLFIMIGCYVVIIHSLLHGQTSKLKPKVKEKSIRIIITLLVQVLICFMPFHICFAFLMLQGEETSYSPWGAFTTFLMNLSTCLDVVLYYIVSKQFQARVISVMLYRNYLRSVRRKSFRSGSLRSLSNMNSEML